A window from Enterocloster bolteae encodes these proteins:
- a CDS encoding ISL3 family transposase: MYPNYTKAFLNLEGVFIKKVVQADSFIKIFIQSQPVEQTCPCCGAKTKRIHDYRLQEVQDIPLLGKQVILLLRKRRYLCPYCRKRFTEPYSFLPSYHRRTRRLAFYIVSLLRQTFSLKQIAELTGVSVQTVCRLLDTICYPPPDQLPQALSIDEFKGNASTGKYQCILVDPKKRRILDILPDRTQSHLADYWRNIPRKERLKVKFFVCDMWRPYTELAQTFFPNATIIVDKYHFIRQMTWAIENVRKRLQRSMPVSLRKYYKRSRKLILTRYKKLKDENKQACDLMLHYSEDLRLAHRMKEWFYDICQMEAYRQQQREFDDWIANAQSCGIKEFEACAKTYRAWRKEILNAFKYGLTNGPTEGFNNKIKVLKRSSYGIRNFKRFRTRILHCTS; the protein is encoded by the coding sequence ATGTACCCTAATTATACCAAGGCTTTCCTTAACTTGGAAGGTGTTTTTATTAAAAAAGTGGTTCAGGCAGACTCTTTCATTAAAATTTTCATCCAGTCCCAACCGGTAGAACAGACTTGTCCCTGCTGTGGGGCTAAAACTAAACGGATTCATGATTACCGTTTACAAGAAGTCCAGGACATTCCCTTACTGGGAAAACAAGTAATCCTGCTCCTTCGCAAACGCCGCTACCTCTGCCCATACTGCCGCAAACGGTTCACGGAACCCTATTCGTTCCTCCCCAGCTACCACCGCAGGACCCGCAGACTGGCATTTTACATTGTCTCCCTGCTCCGGCAGACCTTTTCCTTAAAACAGATTGCAGAGCTTACCGGTGTTTCCGTCCAGACGGTCTGCCGCCTTCTGGACACGATTTGCTATCCTCCGCCTGACCAGCTTCCACAAGCGCTTTCCATTGACGAATTCAAAGGCAATGCTTCTACCGGTAAATATCAGTGCATTCTGGTTGATCCGAAAAAGCGCCGGATCCTCGACATTCTCCCGGATCGGACCCAGAGCCATCTGGCTGATTATTGGCGGAACATTCCCAGGAAAGAACGCCTGAAGGTAAAGTTCTTCGTCTGCGATATGTGGCGCCCCTACACCGAACTTGCACAGACCTTCTTTCCAAACGCTACAATCATCGTGGATAAATATCATTTCATCCGGCAGATGACATGGGCGATTGAAAATGTACGCAAACGGCTGCAGCGCTCCATGCCGGTTTCTCTGCGTAAGTATTATAAACGCAGCCGGAAACTCATTCTGACCCGCTATAAAAAGCTGAAAGATGAGAACAAACAGGCCTGTGATTTAATGCTTCACTATAGCGAGGATCTGCGTCTGGCACACCGCATGAAAGAGTGGTTTTATGATATCTGCCAGATGGAAGCGTATCGTCAGCAGCAGAGGGAATTTGATGACTGGATTGCGAATGCACAGAGCTGTGGGATCAAGGAATTTGAGGCCTGTGCTAAGACCTACAGGGCCTGGCGAAAAGAAATTCTGAATGCCTTTAAATACGGGTTGACAAATGGTCCCACAGAAGGATTTAACAACAAGATAAAGGTATTAAAACGGAGCAGCTACGGAATCCGGAATTTCAAACGGTTCCGAACCCGGATACTTCACTGTACATCATAG
- a CDS encoding NCS2 family permease → MKQETGRIDRFFQVSQNHSSVRTEVLAGITTFITIAYILILNPQILADPYVIMGDAAMAGKIANGVFIGTCIGAFIGTILCALYARVPFAQAPGMGLNAFFAYTVVLGMGYTYGQALVVVFISGVFFIVITAIGLREAIIRSIPDAVKTAITPGIGLFITIIGLKNAGIVISNPATLVSLVDFSQWKIEGADLALMSSALVALAGLVIMGMLHARKVKGSILLGIVAATLIGIPLGVTHISNLDMNIGMKFRDFAEVSFMKMDFAGLFSGANMVETIFTVTMLVISFSLVNMFDSIGTLLGAAKQSGMIDENGEVIRMKQALMSDAISTAAGAMVGTSTVTTVVESSAGIAAGGRTGLTSLVTALMFLGAILFAPIVSIVPAAATAPALIFVGILMLGNIRDVDFSDMSNALPAFCTIVFMPFTYSIANGVAFGLITYCLMKLTTGRRQDVKILTLAISVVFVVRYAFMTLG, encoded by the coding sequence TTGAAACAAGAAACAGGACGTATAGACCGCTTTTTCCAGGTATCTCAGAACCATTCAAGCGTCAGGACGGAAGTGCTTGCGGGAATCACCACATTTATAACCATTGCCTATATTTTAATTTTGAACCCACAGATTTTAGCAGACCCCTACGTCATCATGGGGGATGCCGCCATGGCAGGCAAAATTGCAAATGGCGTATTTATTGGAACATGTATCGGAGCTTTTATCGGAACAATTCTCTGTGCATTGTATGCCAGAGTGCCCTTTGCGCAGGCGCCCGGAATGGGATTGAATGCTTTTTTTGCATACACGGTTGTGTTGGGAATGGGCTATACTTATGGTCAGGCCCTGGTGGTTGTGTTCATTTCAGGCGTATTTTTCATTGTGATAACAGCTATCGGACTGCGTGAGGCAATTATAAGGTCCATACCCGATGCGGTAAAAACGGCCATCACCCCCGGAATCGGTTTGTTTATTACTATCATCGGTCTGAAAAATGCGGGTATAGTCATATCAAATCCAGCAACCCTTGTAAGCCTGGTGGACTTTTCCCAATGGAAAATAGAAGGGGCTGATCTGGCTCTCATGAGCAGCGCTCTGGTTGCACTGGCCGGACTGGTTATCATGGGAATGCTTCATGCCAGAAAAGTCAAGGGTTCAATCCTTCTGGGCATTGTGGCTGCAACACTTATAGGTATACCTCTTGGGGTGACTCATATTTCAAACCTGGATATGAACATCGGAATGAAATTCAGGGATTTTGCAGAGGTATCGTTTATGAAAATGGACTTTGCCGGATTATTTTCAGGAGCCAATATGGTGGAGACCATCTTTACTGTAACCATGCTGGTCATCAGCTTTTCGCTGGTAAATATGTTTGATTCCATCGGCACACTTCTGGGCGCGGCCAAGCAGTCGGGCATGATTGATGAAAATGGCGAGGTGATCCGGATGAAGCAGGCGCTGATGTCAGATGCCATTTCTACGGCTGCCGGTGCCATGGTGGGAACATCCACCGTAACCACAGTGGTGGAATCCAGCGCAGGCATTGCAGCCGGAGGACGGACCGGACTTACAAGCCTGGTAACAGCCCTTATGTTTCTGGGGGCTATTCTGTTTGCGCCCATTGTAAGTATTGTTCCCGCAGCTGCCACTGCACCGGCACTGATTTTTGTGGGTATTTTAATGCTGGGAAATATCAGGGACGTAGATTTTTCTGATATGAGCAACGCGCTTCCCGCTTTCTGCACCATTGTATTCATGCCGTTTACATATTCAATTGCCAATGGCGTTGCATTCGGACTGATTACTTACTGCCTGATGAAGCTTACCACTGGCAGGAGGCAGGATGTGAAGATACTGACCCTGGCCATTTCGGTTGTGTTCGTGGTAAGATATGCATTTATGACATTGGGTTAG
- a CDS encoding GGDEF domain-containing protein, whose product MTGRGRQYRQIEAANQMLSQEALSEALTNLGNRNRFEKTIQAFEFDKQGCGTLGCIYIDVNGLHEINNHLGHQAGARMLKTISDIFLEYFDSQDIFRIGGDEFVILCKNMGREELVRRIEQVCRKTEEAGFSLSTGLEWRESDLRIEDIVQKAERAMQENKKGFYSSKGGERQRRELNQHMERLISEKKDADRFLSILAPVFEGVFFVNLETDTVRQIFIPSYFQEMLKECGDKYSRALLLYADRMVEPQYASLFELCCDYSRLEAMLEGEEIPDFTYRKKDGSQLRLRILKFYHYDSTGKETLWIFSDIEIIYIES is encoded by the coding sequence TTGACAGGAAGAGGCAGGCAGTACCGGCAGATTGAGGCCGCCAACCAGATGCTGAGCCAGGAGGCTCTGTCAGAAGCCCTGACAAACCTTGGAAACAGAAACCGCTTTGAGAAAACAATTCAGGCTTTTGAGTTTGATAAGCAGGGATGCGGGACTCTTGGCTGTATTTATATTGATGTAAACGGCCTCCATGAGATTAACAATCACCTGGGGCATCAGGCAGGAGCCCGGATGCTTAAAACCATATCGGACATCTTCCTGGAATATTTTGATTCCCAGGATATTTTTCGCATTGGGGGAGATGAGTTTGTCATTCTGTGTAAAAATATGGGACGCGAGGAGCTGGTGCGCAGGATAGAGCAGGTCTGCAGGAAAACGGAGGAGGCAGGTTTTTCACTCTCCACAGGACTGGAATGGCGGGAGTCGGATCTTAGAATTGAGGACATTGTACAAAAGGCAGAGAGAGCCATGCAGGAGAATAAGAAGGGCTTTTATTCTTCCAAGGGGGGAGAGCGGCAGAGGCGTGAACTGAACCAGCATATGGAACGGCTTATATCTGAGAAAAAGGATGCGGACCGGTTCCTCAGCATACTGGCTCCTGTGTTTGAGGGTGTGTTTTTTGTGAATCTGGAGACGGATACAGTGCGGCAAATCTTCATACCTTCCTATTTCCAGGAAATGCTGAAGGAATGTGGTGACAAATACAGCAGGGCCCTGCTGCTGTATGCAGATAGAATGGTGGAACCCCAATACGCTTCGTTATTTGAGCTCTGCTGTGATTACAGCCGTCTTGAAGCCATGCTGGAGGGAGAGGAGATACCTGATTTTACTTACCGGAAAAAGGATGGGAGCCAGCTGAGGCTGAGAATCCTCAAATTCTATCATTATGACAGCACGGGTAAGGAAACCTTATGGATTTTTTCTGATATAGAAATCATTTATATTGAATCATGA
- a CDS encoding DUF4397 domain-containing protein codes for MPPRPTPPRPIPPRPVPPVRPDWSWNWGTILPGIVLPLSPARVRFYNASVPGPIQIYVNNRLVVSNLNYLQYSRIYNVIPGRYRITVYQGNDMRSPLVDTWMSFRQNQDYTVALIRSGSNFRLQTSSF; via the coding sequence ATTCCTCCCAGGCCCACTCCTCCCAGACCCATCCCTCCCAGGCCTGTTCCTCCCGTACGGCCCGACTGGTCCTGGAACTGGGGTACAATCCTGCCAGGCATCGTTCTCCCCCTCTCTCCTGCCCGCGTCAGATTCTACAATGCATCTGTCCCCGGACCGATTCAGATTTACGTGAACAACCGCCTGGTGGTATCCAATCTGAACTATTTGCAGTACTCCCGCATATACAATGTGATTCCCGGACGCTATCGTATTACAGTCTACCAGGGGAACGACATGCGTTCACCTCTGGTAGATACCTGGATGAGCTTCCGGCAGAATCAGGACTATACAGTTGCCTTGATTCGTTCAGGCTCCAATTTCCGCCTTCAGACATCTTCGTTCTAA
- a CDS encoding substrate-binding domain-containing protein, whose protein sequence is MLKGRIVSGKIVSILLAATMMAGCILTGCGSAESGSLEAADKVAETANAPAAGNGEEGPGGTSGEPAEVSVIIETFDNTFASFVMNAMKKYEEEHKDKIHITYLDSKQDANTQISQVENQILNGTQAIICLAVDAKQSEPIVRACKEAGVPLIAFNRIFENCDSFVGADGAVAGSLLARFTGEKTGGKGNVAIVNGIMGQENQFIRRDAIVETLGEMYPDMQVVIEGAGDWKRDKALQLVETWLQSGTDIDAILCLNDDMAMGTQLAVEQAGKSDDIIVCGVNGDPDGINAVRDGKIAATVFQNPDRQAEEALEAALQYIHGEKPESKIMIPFELVTADNVDDYVQYSQK, encoded by the coding sequence ATGTTAAAGGGAAGAATTGTATCAGGAAAAATAGTGAGCATTTTGCTGGCGGCCACAATGATGGCGGGATGTATCCTGACAGGATGCGGCAGCGCAGAGAGCGGCAGCCTGGAAGCCGCGGACAAAGTGGCAGAAACAGCCAATGCACCTGCCGCCGGAAATGGTGAAGAGGGACCGGGCGGGACTTCTGGAGAACCGGCTGAGGTTTCTGTCATCATTGAAACCTTTGACAATACATTTGCATCTTTTGTGATGAATGCCATGAAAAAATACGAGGAAGAGCATAAGGATAAAATCCACATTACATATTTGGACTCCAAGCAGGATGCCAACACGCAGATCAGCCAGGTGGAGAATCAGATTCTCAACGGCACCCAGGCCATTATCTGCCTGGCAGTGGATGCCAAGCAGTCAGAACCCATTGTGAGGGCTTGCAAGGAGGCGGGGGTGCCCCTTATTGCCTTTAACCGCATATTTGAAAACTGTGACAGTTTTGTGGGTGCGGACGGCGCAGTGGCCGGTTCTCTGCTGGCCCGGTTTACAGGGGAAAAGACAGGAGGAAAAGGCAATGTAGCGATTGTAAACGGAATTATGGGCCAGGAGAACCAGTTTATCAGGCGTGACGCAATTGTAGAAACCTTAGGTGAAATGTATCCGGATATGCAGGTGGTGATTGAAGGCGCCGGCGACTGGAAACGAGACAAAGCGCTTCAGCTTGTAGAGACATGGCTGCAGTCCGGAACAGATATAGATGCAATTCTGTGTCTGAACGATGATATGGCCATGGGTACGCAGCTGGCAGTAGAGCAGGCGGGCAAAAGCGATGATATTATTGTCTGCGGCGTCAACGGGGATCCGGATGGAATCAATGCGGTCAGGGACGGCAAGATTGCTGCCACCGTATTCCAGAATCCCGACCGCCAGGCAGAGGAAGCGCTGGAGGCAGCTTTGCAGTATATTCACGGGGAGAAGCCGGAGAGCAAGATCATGATTCCCTTTGAACTTGTGACAGCGGACAATGTTGATGATTATGTGCAGTATTCCCAGAAGTAG
- a CDS encoding sugar ABC transporter ATP-binding protein, with translation MGSDTGYILEMNHITKEFPGVKALKDVTFKVRKGVVHGLMGENGAGKSTLMKILQGIYTPTSGTMIFDGKPLELKTIYHALEAGISMIHQEMSPIPDMTVAENIFLGREPKNKWGFVDHKQLNEMTACLLGRLRLKLSPTILMRELSVGNMQMVEIAKAISFHSKLIIMDEPTSAIADKEVESLFNIIRMLKEEGVTIIYITHKMSEVFEITDEISVLRDGELVGGDLTADLDNNKLISLMVGRELTEMFPKVYYEPGEELLRVEHFSDGKRFFDVSFCVHEREMLGFTGLIGSGRSELLEAVFGLRPHTEGRVFIRGKEVHIRNPHDAIALGIGLLTEDRKASGCFLPLDITDNMIMSNLELQKKGMFLDFNRIKAHTESMRAKLAVKTPSMEQHIELLSGGNQQKVLMGRWMINAPLILIVDEPTRGIDVNAKAEIHRLLGEMNKNGTAVILVSSEMPEVLGMSDRIVIMHEGRKAGEIGREDATQELLMQIAFGEDEGRKH, from the coding sequence ATGGGCAGTGATACCGGATACATTCTGGAAATGAACCACATAACAAAGGAGTTTCCAGGAGTCAAAGCGTTGAAGGATGTTACCTTTAAGGTGCGCAAAGGGGTGGTGCATGGCCTTATGGGGGAGAATGGGGCAGGTAAATCCACTCTTATGAAAATCCTTCAGGGAATCTATACACCCACATCGGGGACAATGATATTTGATGGAAAACCATTGGAGCTAAAGACAATCTATCATGCCCTGGAAGCGGGGATATCCATGATTCACCAGGAAATGAGCCCAATTCCGGACATGACGGTGGCGGAGAATATCTTTTTGGGAAGAGAACCAAAGAATAAATGGGGATTTGTTGACCACAAACAATTGAATGAGATGACAGCCTGTCTGTTAGGCAGGCTGAGGCTTAAGCTGAGCCCCACCATATTGATGAGGGAACTCAGCGTGGGAAATATGCAGATGGTGGAAATCGCAAAGGCTATATCATTTCATTCCAAGCTGATCATAATGGATGAGCCTACATCTGCAATTGCAGACAAGGAAGTGGAAAGCCTTTTTAACATCATAAGAATGTTGAAGGAAGAGGGCGTGACCATTATTTATATTACACATAAGATGTCGGAAGTGTTTGAGATAACAGATGAGATTTCGGTCCTCAGAGATGGAGAGCTGGTAGGAGGGGACCTGACTGCTGACCTGGATAACAATAAGCTGATTTCTCTCATGGTAGGAAGGGAACTGACGGAAATGTTCCCCAAAGTATATTACGAGCCGGGAGAGGAATTGCTGAGAGTTGAACATTTTTCTGACGGAAAACGGTTCTTTGACGTATCCTTCTGCGTGCATGAGCGGGAAATGTTAGGGTTTACAGGACTGATTGGGTCGGGCAGAAGCGAGCTTTTAGAAGCGGTGTTCGGCCTGCGTCCCCATACGGAGGGCAGGGTATTTATCCGGGGAAAGGAAGTACATATAAGGAATCCGCATGATGCCATCGCCCTTGGCATCGGCCTGCTGACAGAGGACAGAAAGGCCAGCGGATGCTTTCTTCCCCTGGATATCACTGACAATATGATTATGTCGAATCTGGAACTCCAGAAAAAGGGGATGTTTCTGGACTTTAACCGGATTAAGGCCCATACGGAATCCATGCGGGCCAAACTGGCGGTTAAAACACCCTCTATGGAGCAACATATTGAATTGCTTTCAGGCGGCAACCAGCAAAAGGTTCTGATGGGAAGATGGATGATCAATGCCCCCTTGATTCTGATTGTGGATGAGCCTACCAGGGGGATTGATGTAAATGCAAAGGCGGAAATCCACCGCCTGCTAGGTGAAATGAACAAAAACGGCACTGCAGTCATTCTGGTATCCTCGGAGATGCCAGAAGTCCTGGGCATGAGCGACCGCATTGTCATTATGCACGAAGGCCGCAAGGCCGGTGAGATTGGAAGGGAAGACGCCACGCAGGAGCTTCTGATGCAGATTGCATTCGGGGAAGATGAAGGGAGGAAACATTAA
- a CDS encoding ABC transporter permease → MENKERAAASRLIKKYSIILILIALMIVLTMIKPQFIKPGNLVNMLRQISLVGILTMGMMLVILIGDIDISGGPQIALTSVICAYFASRECPLVLAFLMPLLAGLCCGLVNGVLTAKMRIPSFIATLGMMSVAKGLALIVSKGQPISGIRPEIEWLGSKKLMGIPVLVIVFIICAAVVSIMLQKTAFGKKIYALGGNQEAARVCGINVDLTRIKVFLLMSVFATISGILITGRVSSGSATNGIEYHMDAIASTVIGGVSMTGGSGNVMGVVGGVLIMGVLQNGLDLMMVSPYLQQIFKGAIIVIAVVADNMKNRR, encoded by the coding sequence ATGGAAAATAAAGAAAGGGCCGCAGCCAGCCGCTTAATCAAAAAATACAGTATTATACTGATACTGATTGCGCTCATGATTGTTCTGACAATGATTAAGCCGCAGTTTATAAAACCGGGAAATCTTGTGAATATGCTGCGCCAGATATCACTGGTAGGGATTCTCACCATGGGCATGATGCTGGTGATACTGATTGGCGATATTGATATTTCGGGAGGACCGCAGATTGCGCTTACATCCGTTATATGCGCTTACTTTGCCAGCAGGGAATGTCCGCTGGTTCTGGCTTTCCTGATGCCTCTGCTGGCAGGATTGTGCTGCGGTCTGGTAAATGGTGTCCTGACCGCGAAAATGAGGATTCCTTCTTTCATCGCTACCCTTGGCATGATGAGCGTGGCAAAGGGCCTGGCTTTGATTGTCTCAAAGGGCCAGCCTATCAGCGGCATACGGCCTGAGATAGAGTGGCTGGGAAGCAAGAAGCTTATGGGAATCCCGGTATTAGTAATTGTATTCATTATATGTGCCGCAGTGGTCAGCATCATGCTGCAAAAGACGGCCTTTGGCAAGAAAATTTATGCACTGGGAGGCAACCAGGAAGCGGCCAGGGTTTGCGGCATTAACGTTGATTTGACCAGAATCAAGGTATTTCTGCTGATGAGTGTGTTTGCCACCATTTCCGGCATCCTGATTACCGGGCGTGTAAGCTCGGGTTCAGCCACCAACGGAATCGAGTATCACATGGATGCCATTGCCTCCACGGTAATCGGAGGCGTCAGCATGACCGGAGGGTCCGGCAATGTGATGGGCGTTGTGGGCGGAGTGCTTATAATGGGCGTTCTGCAAAACGGCCTGGATTTAATGATGGTATCACCGTATTTGCAGCAGATTTTCAAGGGCGCCATTATAGTAATAGCAGTGGTGGCCGACAACATGAAGAACAGAAGGTAG